A stretch of the Flavobacterium aquiphilum genome encodes the following:
- a CDS encoding glycoside hydrolase family 43 protein, which yields MKKIQIVLFSSLMMGLFSFTNIGDKDKLKGKTAKNPPVFSKVVYQGDDQLYKKNPLKEGEFYTPVLQGCYPDPAITRKGDDYYMVCSSFAMFPGVPIFHSKDLVNWTDLGGVLNNVNEFNPHDTGISAGVYAPGITYNPHNDTFYMIVTAFTGNMGNIIVKTKDPMKGWGSPIKLDFGGIDPCIFFDDNGKGYIVHNDAPDKGKELYIGHRVIKVWEYDTATDKVIPGTDKIIVDGGVDLSKKPIWIEAPHLYKKDGHYYLMCAEGGTGGNHSEVIFISDSPKGPFKPSSNNPILTQRYFPKDRANKIDWAGHADLVLGPDNKYYGVFLGIRPNEKDRVNAGRETFMLPVDWSGTFPVFENGLVPMEPKLKTPNGAENKTGKDGFFPNGNFTFEENFTTNKLDYRWIGLRGPRENFISVTKKGLQINPFEVNIKEVKPTSTLFYRQQHNSFTFATTIDYKPASEKDLAGITCLQNERFNYVFGITKKGNDTYILLERTEKGESKIIASTKIDIKKPIRLQVKATGDSYEFSYSTDGIDFKNLGGAVSGDILSTNAAGGFTGALVGLYATAANDAMPQ from the coding sequence ATGAAAAAGATACAAATCGTTTTATTTTCATCATTAATGATGGGCTTGTTTTCCTTCACAAATATTGGTGATAAAGACAAGCTCAAAGGTAAAACAGCAAAAAATCCACCTGTGTTTTCCAAAGTGGTTTATCAGGGAGATGATCAGTTATATAAAAAGAATCCATTAAAAGAAGGGGAGTTTTATACTCCGGTGCTGCAGGGATGTTATCCGGATCCGGCAATTACCAGAAAAGGGGATGATTATTATATGGTTTGTTCATCATTTGCAATGTTTCCTGGCGTGCCTATTTTTCATTCTAAAGATTTAGTAAATTGGACAGATTTGGGTGGGGTTTTAAATAATGTTAACGAATTTAATCCGCACGACACAGGTATCAGTGCAGGGGTTTACGCTCCGGGGATAACTTACAATCCGCATAATGATACTTTTTATATGATTGTTACAGCTTTTACAGGGAATATGGGAAATATAATAGTAAAAACTAAAGATCCTATGAAAGGATGGGGAAGCCCAATTAAACTAGATTTTGGAGGAATTGATCCATGTATTTTTTTTGATGATAATGGAAAAGGCTATATCGTTCACAATGATGCACCGGATAAAGGCAAAGAACTTTATATTGGACACCGCGTAATTAAAGTATGGGAATATGATACTGCAACTGACAAAGTAATTCCAGGAACAGATAAAATTATTGTTGACGGAGGAGTAGATCTTTCTAAAAAACCTATTTGGATTGAAGCGCCGCATTTATATAAAAAAGACGGTCATTATTATTTAATGTGTGCCGAAGGCGGTACAGGAGGTAATCATAGTGAGGTTATTTTTATTAGTGACAGTCCAAAAGGTCCTTTTAAGCCATCATCGAATAACCCAATTCTTACCCAAAGATATTTTCCAAAAGACAGAGCCAATAAAATTGATTGGGCAGGACATGCTGATTTAGTATTAGGACCTGATAATAAATATTACGGAGTGTTTTTAGGAATACGCCCTAATGAAAAAGACAGAGTAAATGCAGGGCGCGAAACGTTTATGCTTCCTGTGGACTGGTCTGGAACGTTTCCTGTTTTTGAAAATGGATTAGTTCCAATGGAACCAAAATTAAAAACGCCAAACGGAGCTGAAAATAAAACCGGCAAGGATGGATTTTTTCCTAATGGCAATTTTACTTTCGAAGAAAATTTCACTACCAATAAATTAGATTATAGATGGATAGGTTTAAGAGGGCCGCGCGAAAATTTTATTTCAGTAACTAAAAAAGGACTGCAGATTAACCCATTTGAAGTAAATATTAAAGAAGTAAAACCAACTTCTACGCTTTTTTACAGACAGCAGCACAATAGTTTTACTTTTGCCACAACAATAGATTATAAACCTGCTTCCGAAAAAGATTTGGCAGGTATCACATGCCTGCAAAATGAACGTTTTAATTATGTTTTTGGTATCACCAAAAAAGGAAATGATACTTATATTTTGCTAGAAAGAACAGAAAAAGGGGAGTCTAAAATTATTGCAAGCACAAAAATTGACATCAAAAAACCAATTCGTCTGCAGGTAAAAGCAACAGGAGACAGTTATGAATTTAGCTATTCAACTGATGGTATTGATTTTAAAAACTTAGGGGGAGCAGTTTCAGGAGATATTCTGTCAACTAATGCTGCAGGAGGTTTTACAGGCGCATTGGTAGGATTATATGCAACTGCTGCTAATGATGCTATGCCTCAGTAA
- a CDS encoding family 43 glycosylhydrolase codes for MKNLTCIFKIEMVLVFIISAASFAQNPLIRDQFTADPSARVFGDKVYIFPSHDILATEGKGRKDWFCMEDYHVFSSADLTHWTDHGMIVQQNSVPWVKSNSYSMWAPDCIERNGKYYFYFPSIPKDTINYKKGFTVGVAIASKPEGPYVPEPNPIKGISGIDPNVFIDKDGKAYLYWSGGNIYVAKLKENMTELDSEVKTLENLPAKGLKEGPYVFERNGIYYLTYPHVENKIERLEYATADNPLGPFKVAGVIMDESPTGCWTNHHSIIEFKKQWYLFYHHNDLSPQFDKARSIRADYLHFNPDGTIQKVIPTLRGVGITKARDQIQIDRYSEISDKGVSISFLDSQNSFQGWKTSFNQSGGWIQYNNVDFGLKKLKSVIVKAFSEKGGVLQIVSKGKKQTIIAEVNIPKGSNWTEIKSPVLKMESGIQNLIILSKGDNQIEIDWIKFE; via the coding sequence ATGAAGAATTTAACCTGTATTTTTAAAATTGAAATGGTGCTGGTTTTTATAATTAGCGCAGCTTCTTTTGCTCAAAATCCGCTTATCAGAGATCAGTTTACAGCCGATCCTTCTGCGAGAGTGTTTGGAGATAAAGTTTATATATTTCCGTCTCATGATATATTGGCTACTGAGGGGAAAGGCCGCAAAGACTGGTTTTGCATGGAAGATTATCATGTGTTTTCTTCGGCTGACTTAACTCATTGGACAGATCACGGAATGATAGTACAGCAAAATTCAGTTCCCTGGGTTAAATCCAATAGTTATAGCATGTGGGCACCAGATTGTATCGAAAGAAATGGTAAGTATTATTTCTATTTTCCGAGCATACCAAAGGACACCATTAATTATAAAAAAGGATTTACTGTAGGAGTTGCCATTGCCAGTAAACCTGAAGGACCTTATGTACCGGAACCTAATCCGATAAAAGGAATCAGTGGGATTGATCCTAATGTTTTTATTGACAAAGACGGAAAGGCTTATTTATACTGGTCTGGAGGAAATATTTATGTGGCCAAATTAAAGGAAAACATGACCGAATTAGATTCTGAGGTGAAAACACTTGAGAATCTCCCTGCGAAAGGATTAAAAGAAGGGCCGTATGTATTTGAGAGAAACGGAATTTATTACCTGACCTATCCACATGTTGAAAACAAAATTGAGCGTTTAGAATATGCAACAGCTGATAATCCGTTAGGTCCATTCAAAGTTGCAGGTGTTATTATGGATGAATCGCCTACCGGATGCTGGACTAATCATCATTCGATTATAGAATTCAAAAAGCAATGGTATTTGTTTTATCATCACAACGATTTATCACCTCAGTTTGATAAAGCTAGATCTATTAGAGCCGATTATTTGCATTTCAATCCAGACGGAACTATTCAGAAAGTGATTCCGACTTTGAGAGGTGTTGGAATCACCAAAGCAAGAGATCAAATTCAAATTGACCGATATTCTGAAATAAGCGATAAAGGAGTTTCAATTTCATTTTTAGACAGTCAAAATTCCTTTCAAGGATGGAAAACTTCCTTCAATCAGTCAGGAGGATGGATACAGTACAACAATGTTGATTTTGGTCTAAAGAAATTAAAATCAGTGATTGTAAAAGCTTTTTCAGAAAAAGGCGGGGTTCTGCAGATAGTTTCGAAAGGGAAAAAACAAACGATTATTGCTGAGGTAAATATTCCGAAAGGAAGTAATTGGACAGAAATAAAATCACCGGTATTAAAAATGGAATCCGGTATTCAAAATTTAATTATTTTGTCGAAAGGTGATAATCAAATTGAAATTGATTGGATCAAATTTGAATAG
- a CDS encoding glycoside hydrolase family 97 protein, whose translation MPINYQTIKSFKFILCFCLFSFFALNAQSVVESPDGKIKVSVSLNNGKAFYSLAYNGKQFLENSPLGLKTNIGDFSSGLVLEANVNKNKIDETYELANIKQSKVHYEANEAVFSFTKEGKNAIDVIFRVSNNNAAFKYKVYQQKESRSCAVQEETSGFLLPEGTTTFLCPQSKPMVGYARTMPSYETSYTLDAPTGKNGSGDGYTFPCLFKVKNNGWVLISETGVDSYYCGSRLIGNDNGLYTIGFPMAGENNGNGTTAPGIALPGETPWRTITVGETLAPIVETTIPFDLVKPKYEASKKYQYTKGTWSWIMKMDNNTTFPVQKQYIDFSNAMGYETILVDALWDTQIGKDKIAELAKYGADKGVGLYLWYNSNGYWNDAPQGPRGIMDNTIIRRKEMAWMKSIGVKGIKVDFFGGDKQVTMKLYEDILADANDFGIMVIFHGCTLPRGWERMYPNYAASEAVLASENLHFGQGSCDNEAKNASTHTFIRNAVGSMDFGGSALNKFYNADNTPNKGSKRMTSDVFALATAVLFQSGVQHFALAPNNLTDAPDWAINFMKEVPTTWDEVRFLDGYPGKYVILARRKGTKWYIAGVNAQKEMLKINLKLPMITAGTELKLYSDDHKLNGKVSTVKMNKNQQIELTIPCNGGMLLVN comes from the coding sequence ATGCCAATTAACTATCAGACCATTAAGAGCTTTAAGTTTATTTTATGCTTCTGTTTATTCAGTTTTTTTGCCTTGAATGCACAATCGGTTGTGGAGAGTCCGGACGGAAAGATAAAAGTATCAGTTTCGTTAAACAATGGAAAAGCTTTTTATAGTCTTGCTTATAATGGAAAACAATTTTTGGAAAACTCACCGCTTGGTTTAAAAACGAATATTGGTGATTTTAGTTCAGGATTGGTTTTAGAAGCCAATGTGAATAAAAATAAAATTGATGAAACGTATGAGTTAGCCAATATAAAACAAAGCAAAGTGCATTATGAAGCCAACGAGGCAGTGTTTTCTTTTACCAAAGAAGGCAAAAATGCTATTGATGTAATTTTCAGAGTAAGCAATAATAATGCGGCCTTCAAGTATAAAGTGTATCAGCAGAAAGAATCACGCTCCTGTGCGGTTCAGGAAGAAACTTCGGGTTTTTTATTACCTGAGGGGACAACTACTTTTTTGTGTCCGCAGAGTAAACCAATGGTTGGATACGCCAGAACAATGCCAAGTTATGAAACGTCTTACACTCTCGATGCTCCAACAGGGAAAAATGGTTCTGGAGACGGTTATACTTTTCCGTGTCTTTTTAAAGTAAAAAACAATGGATGGGTATTAATTTCTGAAACGGGTGTTGACAGTTATTATTGTGGAAGCAGGCTTATTGGAAATGATAATGGTTTATATACAATAGGATTTCCAATGGCGGGAGAAAATAACGGCAATGGAACAACAGCACCAGGTATTGCACTGCCGGGTGAAACGCCTTGGAGAACAATAACTGTAGGCGAAACATTAGCTCCAATAGTAGAAACCACCATTCCGTTTGATTTGGTTAAACCAAAATACGAAGCTTCAAAAAAATACCAATACACCAAAGGTACTTGGAGCTGGATCATGAAAATGGATAACAATACGACTTTTCCAGTTCAAAAACAGTATATCGATTTTAGTAACGCAATGGGATATGAAACCATTTTGGTAGATGCGCTTTGGGACACGCAGATTGGTAAAGATAAAATTGCTGAACTGGCAAAATATGGTGCTGATAAAGGAGTAGGACTTTATTTGTGGTACAACTCTAACGGGTATTGGAATGATGCTCCACAAGGTCCACGCGGAATTATGGACAACACAATCATTCGCCGTAAGGAAATGGCATGGATGAAAAGTATTGGCGTTAAAGGAATCAAAGTTGATTTTTTTGGAGGTGATAAACAGGTTACGATGAAGTTGTATGAAGATATTTTAGCTGATGCAAATGATTTTGGCATCATGGTAATTTTTCATGGTTGTACACTGCCGAGAGGATGGGAACGAATGTATCCAAATTATGCAGCAAGTGAAGCTGTTTTGGCTAGTGAAAATCTACATTTTGGTCAGGGAAGTTGTGACAATGAAGCAAAAAATGCTTCTACACATACATTTATCAGAAATGCAGTGGGAAGCATGGATTTTGGAGGAAGTGCTTTAAACAAATTTTATAACGCTGATAATACGCCAAACAAAGGTTCAAAAAGGATGACTTCTGATGTATTTGCTTTGGCAACTGCGGTATTGTTTCAAAGCGGTGTACAGCATTTTGCATTGGCACCAAATAATTTAACTGATGCTCCCGACTGGGCAATCAACTTTATGAAAGAAGTGCCGACAACTTGGGATGAAGTTCGTTTTTTAGATGGATATCCGGGTAAGTATGTGATTCTTGCCCGCCGAAAAGGAACTAAATGGTACATAGCAGGTGTGAATGCCCAAAAAGAAATGCTGAAAATTAATTTGAAATTACCAATGATTACAGCGGGTACCGAATTGAAACTGTATAGCGATGACCATAAATTAAATGGGAAAGTAAGTACTGTAAAAATGAATAAAAACCAGCAGATTGAATTAACAATTCCTTGTAATGGAGGTATGCTGCTAGTCAATTAA
- a CDS encoding glycoside hydrolase family 43 protein, translating to MNFKKKCLFVFCSISVLGLAQNPIVQTNYTADPAPMVYNGKVYLYTSHDEDESTWFTMNDWKLYTTEDMVNWTDHGAVLSYKDFGWAKMNAWAIQCIEREGKFYIYAPITDRQGKNGIGVAVSNSPYGPFTDPLGKPLIQNSNADIDPTVFIDDDGQAYLLWGNPVRYYVKLNEDMVSYNDEIKTFPNTIEAFGKRIGKEDPRRPTTYEEGPWLYKRNKLYYLFFAAGPISEHIGYSTSKTPIGPWKYQGVVMPTQGGSFTNHPGVIDFKGKSYFFYHNGALPGGGGFTRSVCVEEAVFNPDGTIKQMNMTEGIKKGIATVNPYVKSEAETMAWSKDVKAMQNNEVGVFITAMKNDAFTKVKDVDFRKDGASKFTARLGTTHNSDVSMEVRLDGVDGELIGTIKVPMTGGNDRWALVTTDIQKVTGIHDVYFVFKGKASSKIMFFDYWMFSK from the coding sequence ATGAATTTTAAAAAGAAGTGCCTTTTCGTATTCTGTAGTATTTCCGTGCTGGGACTTGCACAGAATCCAATTGTACAAACTAATTATACTGCAGATCCTGCGCCGATGGTGTATAATGGGAAAGTGTATTTATATACCTCTCATGACGAAGATGAATCGACTTGGTTTACGATGAATGACTGGAAGTTATACACCACCGAAGACATGGTAAACTGGACAGATCATGGGGCAGTGCTGTCCTACAAAGATTTTGGCTGGGCAAAGATGAATGCCTGGGCAATTCAGTGTATAGAAAGAGAAGGCAAGTTTTATATATATGCGCCAATAACCGATCGTCAGGGTAAAAACGGTATTGGAGTAGCAGTGTCAAATAGCCCTTACGGACCTTTTACAGATCCGTTAGGAAAACCATTAATTCAAAACAGCAATGCCGATATCGATCCAACGGTTTTTATTGATGATGATGGACAGGCCTATCTATTATGGGGAAATCCTGTACGCTATTATGTGAAATTGAACGAAGACATGGTCTCTTATAATGACGAAATAAAAACATTTCCAAACACCATTGAAGCATTTGGAAAACGTATAGGGAAAGAAGATCCTCGCAGGCCTACAACTTATGAAGAAGGGCCATGGCTTTATAAAAGAAACAAATTGTATTATTTATTTTTTGCTGCAGGTCCTATTTCAGAACATATTGGTTATTCGACAAGCAAAACACCGATTGGTCCGTGGAAATATCAGGGGGTTGTAATGCCTACTCAGGGAGGAAGTTTTACAAACCATCCCGGTGTTATTGATTTTAAAGGCAAGTCGTATTTTTTCTATCATAATGGTGCATTGCCAGGAGGTGGAGGTTTTACAAGATCAGTATGTGTAGAAGAAGCTGTTTTTAATCCGGATGGCACCATTAAACAGATGAATATGACCGAAGGAATAAAAAAAGGAATAGCCACTGTCAATCCTTACGTTAAGTCAGAAGCTGAAACTATGGCTTGGTCAAAAGATGTAAAAGCTATGCAGAATAATGAAGTAGGTGTTTTTATAACCGCCATGAAAAATGATGCTTTTACAAAAGTCAAAGATGTCGATTTCCGAAAAGATGGAGCTTCAAAATTTACAGCAAGGCTGGGTACAACCCACAACAGTGATGTATCTATGGAAGTAAGGTTAGACGGTGTGGATGGTGAATTAATTGGAACTATAAAAGTCCCAATGACAGGAGGAAACGATAGATGGGCATTAGTGACTACAGACATTCAGAAAGTCACAGGAATACATGATGTTTATTTTGTGTTTAAAGGAAAAGCTTCCAGCAAAATCATGTTTTTTGATTATTGGATGTTTTCAAAATAA
- the xyl3A gene encoding xylan 1,4-beta-xylosidase, whose product MKINCLIIISLFSICSINAQKYPYQNPSLSSEERAKDLILRLTLEEKAALMCDQSDAVPRLGIKKFNWWSEALHGYANNDNVTVFPEPIGMAASFDDQFVYRVFDAVSDEARAKYNQWIKNGNENKRFLSLSVWTPNVNIFRDPRWGRGQETYGEDPYLTSRMGISVVKGLQGPADSKYRKLLACAKHFAVHSGPEWSRHELNLNSVDPRELYETYLPAFKALVQNADVREVMCAYQRLDDEPCCSNTRLLQRILRDEWGYKYMVVSDCGAVTDFYTTHKVSSDAVHAASKAVLAGTDVECVWEKYPFKNLPEAVAKDLIKESDINKSLLRVLVGRFDLGEMDDDAIVPWTKIPASVLNNKEHQQLALEMSQKTMTLLQNKNNVLPLNKTADKIAVIGPNADNEPVLWGNYNGTPVRTITIKDGIESKIGVNKIFYDKACDLVEDKVTQTYFDQISFEGKKGMKATYWNNPNREGASVISQQIVNPIKMTTAGQHEFASGVKLEGFSAKYETEYTAKQNDTLVFKTGITGVFELLVNGKSISKANNWRTVPSNIPFVVEAGKKYKIEILYAQSNNWQANLEFDFGKGFDIDFSKLVQKLKGIDTVVFVGGLSTLLEGEEMPVSYPGFKDGDRTNIELPSVQRKCLKELKDAGKKVVFVNCSGSAIALAPETSSCDAILQAWYPGESGGQAVADVLFGDYNPAGKLPVSFYKNSEILGDFENYSMKNRTYRYTTDVLFPFGFGLSYSKFNIGSGTLSKTNIKPTENTQLSFPIQNISKRDGTEIVQVYVRKLNDSNGPLKTLKAFKRINLKAGEKQNVTIDLPASSFEFYDTKINKMNVASGEYEVYYGNSSDVKDLKMTTVFIK is encoded by the coding sequence ATGAAAATTAATTGTCTCATCATCATAAGTTTATTTTCAATATGCAGCATAAATGCGCAGAAATATCCTTACCAGAATCCTTCTCTTAGTTCAGAAGAAAGAGCTAAGGATTTAATTTTAAGACTGACACTTGAAGAAAAAGCTGCATTAATGTGCGACCAGTCTGATGCTGTGCCAAGGCTTGGAATTAAAAAATTCAACTGGTGGAGTGAAGCTTTGCATGGCTATGCAAATAATGATAATGTAACTGTTTTTCCAGAACCTATCGGTATGGCAGCTTCATTTGATGATCAGTTTGTTTATCGTGTTTTTGATGCCGTATCTGATGAAGCCAGAGCAAAATACAATCAGTGGATTAAAAACGGAAATGAAAACAAACGGTTTTTAAGTCTCTCAGTATGGACTCCAAACGTAAATATTTTTAGAGACCCGCGCTGGGGACGTGGTCAGGAGACCTATGGCGAGGATCCTTATCTTACTTCTCGAATGGGTATTTCTGTTGTGAAAGGACTGCAGGGACCGGCAGATTCAAAATACCGTAAACTTTTGGCCTGCGCAAAGCACTTTGCTGTTCATTCCGGCCCAGAATGGAGCAGACACGAATTAAATCTTAATAGTGTAGATCCTAGAGAATTGTATGAAACCTACCTGCCAGCATTTAAAGCATTGGTACAGAACGCAGATGTAAGGGAAGTAATGTGTGCCTATCAGCGTCTGGACGATGAGCCTTGCTGTAGCAATACCCGTCTTTTGCAGCGTATTCTTCGCGATGAGTGGGGATATAAATATATGGTAGTTTCAGATTGCGGAGCTGTTACTGATTTTTATACTACTCATAAAGTTTCATCAGATGCGGTACATGCTGCTTCCAAAGCTGTACTTGCAGGAACTGATGTAGAATGTGTTTGGGAAAAGTACCCATTCAAAAACCTGCCTGAAGCTGTTGCTAAAGATTTAATAAAAGAATCCGATATTAACAAAAGTCTGCTTCGTGTTTTAGTGGGGCGTTTTGATTTAGGTGAAATGGACGATGATGCCATTGTGCCTTGGACAAAGATTCCTGCTTCGGTTCTTAACAATAAGGAACATCAGCAGTTGGCACTTGAAATGTCTCAAAAAACAATGACGCTTCTGCAGAATAAAAACAATGTTCTTCCTTTAAACAAAACAGCAGACAAAATTGCGGTTATTGGTCCAAACGCTGATAATGAACCTGTGTTATGGGGAAATTATAATGGTACACCCGTTAGAACAATTACGATAAAAGATGGAATTGAATCCAAAATAGGAGTTAATAAAATCTTTTATGATAAAGCCTGTGATTTGGTAGAAGATAAAGTAACCCAGACTTATTTTGACCAAATTTCATTTGAAGGTAAAAAAGGAATGAAAGCTACTTATTGGAACAATCCAAACAGAGAGGGCGCCAGTGTAATTTCTCAGCAAATAGTTAATCCTATAAAAATGACTACCGCGGGTCAGCATGAGTTTGCTTCTGGAGTTAAGCTGGAAGGATTTTCTGCAAAGTATGAAACAGAATATACAGCGAAACAAAACGATACACTTGTTTTTAAAACGGGTATTACCGGTGTTTTTGAATTATTAGTGAACGGAAAATCAATTTCAAAAGCCAATAATTGGCGGACTGTTCCTTCTAATATTCCATTTGTTGTAGAGGCTGGGAAAAAATATAAAATTGAAATTCTTTATGCTCAGTCAAACAATTGGCAAGCCAATCTTGAATTCGATTTTGGAAAAGGTTTTGATATCGATTTTAGCAAATTGGTTCAAAAATTAAAAGGTATCGATACGGTAGTTTTTGTAGGCGGACTTTCGACTTTGCTTGAAGGTGAAGAAATGCCTGTTTCTTATCCGGGTTTTAAAGACGGTGACCGTACAAATATTGAACTTCCGTCTGTTCAGAGAAAATGTTTGAAAGAACTCAAAGATGCCGGCAAAAAAGTAGTTTTTGTAAACTGTTCCGGTTCTGCCATTGCTTTAGCTCCTGAAACCTCGAGCTGTGATGCTATTTTACAGGCGTGGTATCCAGGAGAATCGGGCGGTCAAGCTGTTGCCGATGTACTTTTTGGAGATTATAATCCTGCTGGAAAACTGCCGGTTTCATTTTATAAAAATTCAGAGATACTAGGTGATTTTGAAAATTATTCAATGAAGAACCGTACTTACAGATATACAACAGATGTTTTATTTCCTTTTGGTTTTGGCTTAAGTTACTCTAAATTTAATATTGGCTCCGGCACATTAAGCAAGACAAATATAAAACCGACTGAAAACACGCAGTTAAGTTTTCCAATACAAAATATCAGTAAACGTGATGGAACTGAAATTGTTCAGGTGTATGTCCGAAAATTAAATGATTCCAACGGTCCTTTAAAAACATTAAAAGCTTTTAAAAGAATCAATCTGAAAGCGGGCGAAAAACAAAATGTTACTATCGATTTACCGGCTTCTTCATTTGAGTTTTATGATACTAAAATTAATAAAATGAATGTGGCATCAGGTGAATATGAAGTTTATTATGGCAATAGTTCGGATGTCAAAGATTTAAAGATGACTACCGTTTTCATTAAATAA
- a CDS encoding glycoside hydrolase family 43 protein encodes MDKKILQTTEGVAKIKYTPKIQIYTMKNKISIIFTCLILIMQTAAFSQKTTATNPVIYADVPDLSMIRVGNTYYMSSTTMHMNPGVPIMKSTDLVNWKLINYAYQTLEDNDDKLNLDNGKNDYGRGSWASSLRYHNGTYYVSTFSGTTGKTYIFSTKNLEKGPWKKNVLNASYHDHSIFFDDDGKVYMIWGAGKLEIIELNSDLSAVKEETKKVLIENASAPAGSNIMLNSEGSQLFKVKGKYYLFNIAWPKGGMRTVVMHRADKITGPWEGKIGLQDLGVAQGGLIDTPDGKWFSYLFRDAGGVGRTPYLVPVKWEDGWPVLGENGKVPETLDLPANKSLIPGIVNSDDFTRKNGESDLPLVWQWNHNPNNKLWSVAERKGYLRLKTGRIDNSFLQAKNTLTQRTFGPECSGTTLIEVSNMKDGDFAGLSLLQKDFGLVAVKAENGSKKIVMIDISKEIESVLLNQDKVYFKAECNFKDKVDTGRFFYSLDGKKWISIGNAIKLPYTLPHFMGYRFGLFNYATKDTGGFADFDYFHISDKISKTN; translated from the coding sequence ATGGATAAAAAGATTCTGCAGACAACTGAAGGCGTAGCCAAAATAAAATATACACCTAAGATTCAAATTTATACGATGAAAAATAAAATTAGTATCATTTTTACCTGCCTGATTTTAATTATGCAAACGGCAGCATTTTCTCAAAAAACAACAGCTACAAATCCCGTGATTTATGCAGATGTACCTGATTTATCTATGATTAGAGTTGGGAATACATACTACATGAGCAGTACCACAATGCATATGAATCCGGGTGTTCCTATTATGAAATCGACCGACTTGGTAAATTGGAAACTTATTAATTATGCTTATCAAACATTAGAGGATAATGATGATAAACTGAATTTGGATAATGGTAAAAATGATTATGGCAGAGGTTCATGGGCCAGCAGTCTGCGCTATCATAATGGTACTTATTATGTCAGTACTTTTTCTGGGACAACTGGTAAAACGTATATTTTTTCCACAAAAAATTTAGAAAAAGGTCCTTGGAAAAAAAATGTATTAAATGCTTCTTACCATGACCATTCGATTTTTTTTGATGATGATGGCAAAGTGTATATGATTTGGGGAGCAGGAAAATTGGAGATTATAGAATTGAACAGTGACCTTTCTGCAGTTAAGGAAGAAACCAAAAAGGTCTTAATTGAAAATGCAAGTGCTCCAGCCGGAAGCAATATCATGCTTAATTCGGAAGGTTCTCAGCTTTTTAAGGTGAAAGGAAAATACTATTTGTTTAATATCGCCTGGCCTAAAGGAGGAATGCGTACCGTAGTTATGCATCGAGCTGATAAAATTACAGGGCCTTGGGAAGGAAAAATTGGTTTGCAGGATTTAGGCGTGGCACAAGGCGGACTTATCGACACTCCTGATGGAAAATGGTTTTCTTATTTATTTAGAGATGCAGGAGGCGTAGGCCGTACTCCCTATTTGGTTCCTGTTAAATGGGAAGATGGATGGCCTGTATTAGGAGAAAACGGAAAAGTGCCGGAAACTTTAGATTTACCAGCAAACAAAAGCCTGATTCCGGGTATTGTAAATTCTGATGATTTTACGCGTAAAAATGGAGAAAGTGATTTACCATTAGTGTGGCAGTGGAATCACAATCCAAACAACAAACTTTGGTCTGTTGCAGAAAGAAAAGGCTATTTGAGATTAAAAACAGGCCGAATTGACAACAGCTTTCTTCAAGCTAAAAATACTTTGACACAAAGAACTTTTGGCCCCGAATGTTCAGGAACAACTTTAATTGAGGTCTCTAATATGAAAGACGGCGATTTTGCAGGACTTTCTTTATTGCAAAAAGATTTCGGACTGGTAGCTGTAAAAGCTGAAAACGGTTCTAAAAAAATCGTAATGATTGATATTTCCAAAGAAATTGAAAGTGTCCTTTTAAATCAGGACAAAGTATATTTTAAAGCCGAATGCAATTTTAAAGACAAAGTCGATACAGGAAGATTTTTCTACAGTCTGGATGGAAAAAAATGGATTAGTATCGGGAATGCTATAAAACTACCATACACACTGCCGCATTTTATGGGATATCGTTTTGGGCTTTTCAATTATGCAACCAAAGATACTGGTGGTTTTGCGGATTTTGATTATTTCCATATCAGTGATAAAATTTCAAAAACGAATTAG